The Struthio camelus isolate bStrCam1 unplaced genomic scaffold, bStrCam1.hap1 HAP1_SCAFFOLD_48, whole genome shotgun sequence genome contains a region encoding:
- the LOC138065205 gene encoding sperm-associated antigen 4 protein-like, with protein sequence MPTELGRRSIAWRNGRRFLRGLFLLAPIFAAGLYCWGLLLSESKGQKEALQEKAGEPLEAELTTLGNSLALLREKIRERELLEEQVARLQAEMGAAKEALLHSVEEVLEESEMAEEKRGPLLDLTRAALEKTAANYLEMVDWALKTTGATIDTERTSSTYGGRGGGARWLGLWFFSVANPPDTILQALLEPDLPPLSVALEGVGEEAAAETLLGLFLFDVDKEAVQTFRLEKQLPRPFQYIKFQVQSNWGNPEYTCIYRVQVHGVLARHNSHLSQETRELL encoded by the exons ATGCCAACCGAGCTGGGCAG ACGAAGCATCGCCTGGCGGAATGGCAGAAGGTTCCTGAGGGGCCTTTTCCTGCTCGCCCCAATCTTTGCTG CTGGGCTTtactgctggggcttgctgctcagcgagagcaaggggcagaaggaagcgctgcag gagaaggcaggggagccgctggaagcagagctcacgACTCTCGG caactcgctggccttgctgagggagaaaatccGTGAGCGGGAGCTTCTAGAAGAGCAGGTGGCTCgcctgcaggcagagatgggtgcCGCAAAGGAGGCCCTCCTGCACTCCGTGGAAGAAGTCTTGGAGGAGAGCGAGATggccgaggagaagagaggg CCCCTTCTTGACTTGACCCGGGCAGCACTGGAGAAGACAGCGGCAAACTACCTCGAGATGGTGGACTGGGCTCTGAAAACCACAG GGGCCACAATCGACACAGAGAGAACATCCAGCACCTATGGTGGGCGAGGCGGTGGGGCTCGCTGGCTTGGCCTATGGTTCTTCTCGGTTGCCAACCCTCCCGATACCATTCTGCAG gctctgctggagcctgacctgcccccactgtctgttgccttggagggcgtgggtgaggaagcagcagcagaaactctcctggGGCTCTTCCTATTTGACGTGGACAAAGAGGCTGTTCAGACCTTCCGCCTGGAG aagcagcttcccagacCCTTCCAGTATATCAAGTTCCAGGTGCAGAGCAACTGGGGCAACCCCGAGTACACCTGTATTTACCGAGTGCAGGTTCACGGGGTGCTGGCAAGGCACAACTCCCACCTgagccaggagacaagagagcttctctga